From the genome of Amycolatopsis sp. NBC_01488, one region includes:
- the wsfD gene encoding glycan biosynthesis hexose transferase WsfD, with protein MKLEVPKRRLGAEAKLGIGVFGTSFAVFVLRFLVPRPIAMSNNGDGGRVLCGAGITWKGLPEAFVHLAYTPAPGAPPCHPTYLLTQSWLADLAVGIGRLIGLPGTLSLVVLGLLSSVIAAAAIAAIVLGLPYSSRTRLAVAAGLLLVVADSAFFGYFAAILGEGAAFLGLLLIVGGLLLTAREGRWSYAGMAVTLVGGVLAVNAKVQTLTILPILALAVLLVRPGTLRGAKRWAASALVVGALGAVTLYAQQSVEPALAPDGTYTEFPGDDSREINVFNSVFLNIVDGKHDTQADLAALKLPPSFAQYAGNGWWHPHPATMDPLYPRYRGLMTRGTVVAYFASHPGRTLEVLNRAATDQLTARPDYLGSFDQDAGFAPHAQEYRVPVVSSLTGLLSPLGLVALVPIWLFVLVRAWLRRRGPLGVVLAFLFTVSVTQFGAAALGDGIEGVKHQSVALFAILLAVVLAALPQSRSSEPRWGRNSSVGGPSSAAAGRPGVTFDQNGGTSSSTKTSSPAKPTRNNVVDDARL; from the coding sequence GTGAAGCTCGAGGTCCCGAAACGCCGGCTGGGCGCCGAAGCGAAGCTCGGGATCGGGGTCTTCGGGACGTCGTTCGCGGTGTTCGTGCTGCGGTTCCTGGTGCCGCGCCCGATCGCGATGTCCAACAACGGCGACGGCGGCCGCGTGCTGTGCGGGGCCGGCATCACCTGGAAGGGCCTGCCCGAGGCGTTCGTCCACCTCGCCTACACACCTGCGCCCGGCGCGCCGCCGTGCCACCCGACCTACCTGCTCACGCAGAGCTGGCTCGCGGACCTGGCCGTCGGGATCGGCCGCCTGATCGGCCTGCCCGGGACGCTCAGCCTGGTCGTGCTGGGCCTGCTGAGCAGCGTCATCGCCGCGGCGGCGATCGCCGCGATCGTGCTGGGCCTGCCGTACTCCTCCCGCACGCGGCTGGCCGTGGCGGCCGGGCTGCTGCTGGTCGTCGCCGACTCGGCGTTCTTCGGGTACTTCGCCGCGATCCTCGGCGAAGGCGCCGCCTTCCTCGGGCTGCTGCTGATCGTCGGCGGCCTGCTGCTGACCGCGCGCGAAGGCCGCTGGAGCTACGCGGGCATGGCGGTGACGCTCGTCGGCGGGGTCCTGGCGGTCAACGCCAAGGTCCAGACGCTGACGATCCTGCCGATCCTCGCGCTCGCGGTGCTCCTCGTGCGGCCCGGCACGCTGCGCGGGGCGAAGCGGTGGGCGGCGTCGGCGCTGGTCGTCGGCGCCCTCGGGGCCGTGACGCTGTACGCGCAGCAGAGCGTCGAGCCAGCGCTGGCTCCCGACGGCACGTACACCGAGTTCCCCGGTGACGACTCGCGCGAGATCAACGTCTTCAACTCGGTCTTCCTGAACATCGTCGACGGCAAGCACGACACCCAGGCCGACCTGGCCGCGCTCAAGCTGCCGCCGTCGTTCGCGCAGTACGCGGGCAACGGCTGGTGGCACCCCCACCCGGCGACCATGGACCCGCTTTACCCGCGGTACCGCGGGCTGATGACCCGCGGGACCGTCGTCGCGTACTTCGCGAGCCATCCCGGCCGGACGCTGGAGGTGCTGAACCGGGCCGCGACCGACCAGCTCACCGCCCGCCCGGACTACCTCGGCAGCTTCGACCAGGACGCGGGCTTCGCGCCGCACGCGCAGGAGTACCGGGTGCCGGTGGTCTCGTCGCTGACCGGTCTGCTCAGTCCGCTCGGTCTGGTCGCGCTGGTGCCGATCTGGCTGTTCGTGCTGGTCAGGGCGTGGCTGCGGCGGCGCGGCCCCCTGGGGGTGGTGCTGGCGTTCCTGTTCACCGTCTCGGTGACGCAGTTCGGCGCCGCGGCCCTCGGCGACGGCATCGAGGGCGTCAAGCACCAGTCCGTCGCGCTGTTCGCGATCCTGCTCGCGGTCGTGCTGGCGGCGCTGCCTCAGTCGCGCTCGAGCGAGCCGCGGTGGGGCAGGAACTC
- a CDS encoding DUF6541 family protein: MLSVCVAIVVIAVPGLLTGLAAGVRGWALAGLAPLLSYAIGGLTGPWTAAVGWSFTPLTYALSTVVFAAIAYGVRKLTVRRWAPEPEPGLWDRRGHLAVGACLLFGAAVGFYATLRGLGHIGALPQGFDAVYHGNAVRYIADTGDGSLFGTGHVNWYGDAAPVFYPNAYHLLAALTYRLTGASIPATLDANTLLLPGLLALSLVTLVREFRGRAVLAGAVALTAVAPVVGVYESMDRGPLLPFALGVTLTPLAAVALRRYLDRVAPDTGFVLLLAAVGLLCIHSSTLFGGILFAGPLLVQRWLEDWRRIGRDLLALLPIAVVSFLVAWLQLFGALGLATGNLPYYGWPSEWRATTALGALLGFQHFEAHPQVWLSVALFLGIVFFARAGALRWIGLTAGVTGLAYMVVASSNAPLVMALSRPWWDDPYRFFAMAAIPLCVLAAHGLASTQEWLRDRLPARVPAVAVAVVVLLGFVVLSNGLYFRSNGARVYTGYQAADPSKLHVTPGEEAAMVELGKLAAPGEWAMNDRFDGTAWTYALSGVRTVAAHYDQTSPPSDAVLLAQRFRDYATDPAVRAAVHRLNIHWVILGTPLPAPEQPYQPGLVGLAGAPFLKEAWRNSDAVIYRLTP, translated from the coding sequence GTGCTCTCCGTCTGCGTTGCCATTGTCGTCATCGCCGTCCCGGGCCTCCTGACGGGACTCGCCGCGGGAGTGCGCGGCTGGGCCCTGGCCGGACTGGCCCCGTTGCTGAGCTACGCGATCGGCGGCCTGACCGGACCGTGGACGGCGGCGGTGGGATGGTCGTTCACGCCGCTGACGTACGCCCTCTCGACCGTCGTGTTCGCCGCGATCGCTTACGGCGTCCGGAAACTGACGGTCCGCCGCTGGGCACCCGAGCCGGAACCCGGGCTGTGGGACCGGCGCGGGCACCTCGCCGTGGGCGCGTGCCTGCTGTTCGGGGCGGCGGTGGGCTTTTACGCGACCCTGCGCGGCCTCGGCCACATCGGCGCGCTGCCGCAGGGTTTCGACGCGGTGTACCACGGCAACGCCGTCCGCTACATCGCCGACACCGGCGACGGCAGCCTGTTCGGCACCGGCCACGTCAACTGGTACGGCGACGCGGCACCGGTGTTCTACCCCAACGCCTACCACCTGCTGGCGGCGCTGACGTACCGGCTGACCGGAGCATCGATCCCGGCGACGCTGGACGCGAACACGCTGCTGCTGCCGGGTTTGCTGGCGTTGTCCCTGGTGACGCTGGTCCGCGAGTTCCGCGGGCGCGCGGTGCTGGCGGGCGCGGTCGCGCTGACGGCGGTGGCGCCGGTGGTCGGCGTCTACGAGTCGATGGACCGCGGGCCACTGCTGCCGTTCGCGCTGGGTGTGACGCTGACGCCGTTGGCCGCGGTGGCCCTGCGGCGTTATCTGGACCGCGTCGCGCCGGACACGGGTTTCGTGCTGCTGCTGGCGGCAGTGGGCTTGCTGTGCATCCATTCGTCGACGTTGTTCGGCGGGATCCTGTTCGCCGGGCCGCTGCTGGTGCAGCGCTGGCTCGAGGACTGGCGGCGGATCGGGCGGGACCTGCTGGCGCTGCTGCCGATCGCCGTGGTGTCGTTCTTGGTGGCGTGGCTGCAGTTGTTCGGGGCGCTGGGCCTGGCCACCGGCAACCTCCCGTACTACGGCTGGCCGAGCGAGTGGCGCGCGACGACGGCGCTGGGGGCGCTGCTGGGGTTCCAGCACTTCGAGGCGCATCCGCAGGTGTGGCTGTCGGTGGCGCTGTTCCTGGGGATCGTGTTCTTCGCGCGGGCGGGGGCGTTGCGCTGGATCGGCCTGACGGCGGGGGTCACGGGCCTGGCGTACATGGTGGTGGCGTCGTCGAACGCCCCGCTGGTGATGGCGTTGTCCCGCCCGTGGTGGGACGACCCGTACCGGTTCTTCGCGATGGCGGCGATCCCGCTCTGCGTCCTGGCGGCCCACGGCTTGGCGTCGACGCAGGAGTGGCTGCGCGACAGGCTGCCGGCGCGGGTACCGGCGGTGGCGGTCGCGGTGGTGGTGCTGCTGGGTTTCGTGGTGCTTTCGAACGGACTGTACTTCCGCTCGAACGGCGCCCGCGTGTACACGGGCTATCAGGCGGCGGACCCGTCGAAGCTGCACGTGACACCGGGCGAAGAAGCGGCGATGGTGGAGCTGGGCAAGCTGGCCGCCCCGGGCGAGTGGGCGATGAACGACCGCTTCGACGGGACCGCGTGGACGTACGCGCTGTCCGGGGTTCGGACGGTGGCCGCGCATTACGACCAGACTTCGCCGCCTTCGGACGCTGTCTTGCTGGCTCAGCGGTTTCGCGATTACGCGACGGATCCGGCGGTGCGGGCGGCGGTTCACCGGCTGAACATTCATTGGGTGATCCTGGGCACGCCGTTGCCGGCACCGGAGCAGCCTTATCAGCCGGGGTTGGTGGGATTGGCCGGGGCGCCGTTCTTGAAGGAAGCTTGGCGCAATTCGGATGCGGTTATTTATCGGTTGACGCCGTGA
- a CDS encoding lysylphosphatidylglycerol synthase transmembrane domain-containing protein, with protein sequence MTTVEDLPAAGKQPKSTKAKILDVVRWVAILLVIGFAAKQLASNWGEFWHTLHDVAWQSSLLSLVALVAAIMVSTWGWQVMVDDLGEPIGYARGAQICLVGSLGKYVPGSVWAYLLQMELGRKAGLARARIFTGSLIQLGVGVVSALVVSLLAAPAVFSNSPRALWLFVLIPVGLAMLHPKILTWGTSLVLKVLRRPPLAHPLGWRVVAKVFGASTAAWCLQGIHLWLLANSVGTPGFSGFVLCVGAMAVAMTVGTFAFILPSGVGVREVAQVAVLTASGLTVGQATAFAVASRVMFTVADLLTAGLAAVAARSTRPAVTPA encoded by the coding sequence ATGACGACAGTTGAGGATCTGCCGGCTGCCGGAAAGCAGCCGAAGTCCACCAAGGCGAAGATCCTCGACGTCGTCCGATGGGTCGCGATCCTGCTGGTCATCGGCTTCGCGGCGAAGCAGCTGGCCTCCAACTGGGGCGAGTTCTGGCACACCCTGCACGACGTGGCGTGGCAGTCGTCGCTGCTGAGCCTGGTCGCGCTGGTCGCGGCGATCATGGTGTCCACCTGGGGCTGGCAGGTGATGGTCGACGACCTGGGCGAGCCGATCGGCTACGCCCGGGGCGCGCAGATCTGCCTGGTCGGCTCGCTCGGCAAGTACGTGCCGGGCTCGGTCTGGGCGTACCTGCTGCAGATGGAGCTGGGCCGCAAGGCGGGCCTCGCCCGCGCGAGGATTTTCACGGGCTCGCTGATCCAGCTGGGCGTCGGCGTGGTGTCGGCCCTGGTGGTGTCGCTGCTGGCGGCGCCGGCGGTGTTCAGCAACAGCCCGCGCGCGCTGTGGCTGTTCGTGCTGATCCCGGTCGGCCTGGCGATGCTGCACCCGAAGATCCTGACGTGGGGCACATCCCTGGTGCTGAAGGTCCTGCGCCGCCCGCCGCTGGCCCACCCCCTGGGCTGGCGAGTGGTGGCCAAGGTCTTCGGCGCCTCGACGGCGGCGTGGTGCCTGCAGGGAATCCACCTCTGGCTCCTGGCGAACTCGGTGGGCACCCCGGGCTTCAGCGGCTTCGTGCTGTGCGTGGGCGCGATGGCGGTGGCGATGACGGTGGGCACGTTCGCGTTCATCCTCCCGAGCGGAGTGGGCGTCCGCGAGGTGGCCCAGGTAGCGGTCCTGACGGCCAGCGGCCTGACGGTCGGCCAGGCAACAGCGTTCGCGGTGGCCTCCCGAGTGATGTTCACGGTGGCCGACCTCCTGACGGCGGGCCTGGCGGCCGTCGCGGCCCGCTCAACCCGCCCGGCGGTCACACCCGCCTGA
- a CDS encoding acyl-CoA reductase, which translates to MTSLTQRFPMSDAVSVGDLVDELRAAPPGGRLRVGDPRIVEFITKFARKLLAPATARRFPELASLGFFLRKGEIAKALSTLDTSGGGALRFPRGLVFHVPPANVDTIFVYSWALSALAGNHNVVRVSSRSAGAAEAVLDALNAALSEVDSSVSDVVRATQRMVTYDRSDEVSGALSLAADLRVIWGGDGSVTALRKYPLAPHARDLTFPDRSSFAVASVAGWQRASAEERRAAAEGFYNDSYWFDQAACSSPRAVFWVGDESGARSAGQEFRTLLAAVLSAKQHVTEPAMAVQKRVSAYGAAVDGLVKEIAFDGNGLATLELADPAVLPREWLGAGTFANARVSTLSDLVPIVLRKDQTVSQFGFMAEELTEFAHELAGRGVDRIVPFGSALTFSAVWDGYDLLHEFSRLVTVQA; encoded by the coding sequence ATGACGTCCTTGACCCAGCGTTTTCCTATGTCGGATGCGGTTTCGGTGGGCGACCTGGTCGACGAGCTGCGTGCGGCGCCGCCGGGTGGCCGGCTGCGCGTCGGCGACCCGCGGATCGTCGAGTTCATCACGAAGTTCGCGCGCAAGCTGCTGGCCCCGGCCACCGCGCGCCGGTTCCCGGAGCTGGCGTCGCTCGGGTTCTTCCTGCGCAAGGGGGAGATCGCCAAGGCATTGTCCACTCTGGACACTTCCGGTGGCGGCGCGTTGCGGTTCCCGCGCGGGCTGGTGTTCCACGTGCCGCCGGCGAACGTCGACACGATCTTCGTCTACTCCTGGGCGCTGTCCGCGCTGGCGGGCAACCACAACGTCGTGCGGGTGTCGTCGCGCTCGGCCGGGGCCGCCGAGGCGGTGCTGGACGCGCTGAACGCGGCACTGTCCGAAGTGGACTCGTCGGTGTCGGACGTCGTCCGGGCGACCCAGCGCATGGTGACGTACGACCGCAGCGACGAGGTGAGCGGCGCCCTGTCCCTGGCTGCCGACCTGCGCGTCATCTGGGGCGGTGACGGTTCCGTCACGGCCCTGCGGAAGTACCCGCTCGCGCCGCACGCGCGTGACCTGACGTTCCCGGACCGTTCGTCGTTCGCCGTCGCGTCGGTGGCGGGCTGGCAGCGGGCGTCCGCGGAGGAGCGTCGGGCGGCCGCCGAGGGCTTCTACAACGACTCGTACTGGTTCGACCAGGCCGCCTGCTCGTCCCCGCGCGCGGTGTTCTGGGTGGGCGACGAGTCCGGCGCGCGTTCTGCGGGCCAGGAGTTCCGGACGCTGCTGGCGGCGGTGCTTTCGGCAAAACAGCACGTCACCGAGCCCGCGATGGCGGTCCAGAAGCGCGTCTCGGCGTACGGCGCCGCGGTCGACGGGCTGGTCAAGGAGATCGCGTTCGACGGCAACGGGCTCGCGACGCTGGAGTTGGCCGATCCGGCGGTGCTGCCGCGTGAGTGGCTCGGCGCCGGCACGTTCGCGAACGCGCGAGTGTCCACTTTGTCCGACCTGGTGCCGATCGTCCTGCGCAAGGACCAGACGGTCAGCCAGTTCGGCTTCATGGCCGAGGAGCTGACGGAGTTCGCGCACGAGCTGGCGGGCCGCGGCGTCGACCGGATCGTGCCGTTCGGCTCGGCCCTGACGTTCTCCGCGGTGTGGGACGGCTACGATCTGCTCCACGAATTCAGCCGCCTGGTCACGGTCCAGGCCTGA
- a CDS encoding LuxE/PaaK family acyltransferase produces the protein MSVFTRSQADREALLLPELASLTAHHRANSEGYERILASLGIAPDAAFASIADLPWLPVRMFKTHDLKSIPDTEVFKTLTSSGTTGAGASRIYLDKEAAGAQTKQLGATLQEVLGGERLPMLMVDTIGIIKNRRSFSARGAGVLGMANFGRKHTYVLDENDQPDIEAVKKFLAEYGDKPFLIFGFTFMVWLYLYEVARDNNLDLSNGILIHSGGWKKLIDRAVDNTEFRRRFKEDTGLTRIHNYYGMIEQIGTVFLEGPSGNSLYCPDFADVVIRNPETWEEQPVGEPGVIEVVSTLPTSYPGHVLLTEDLGVYNGIDDGDWPGKHFSVLGRLPKAEARGCSDTFSGAAA, from the coding sequence ATGAGCGTGTTCACTCGGTCGCAGGCCGACCGGGAGGCGTTGCTGCTGCCCGAGCTTGCTTCGCTGACCGCGCACCACCGGGCGAATTCCGAAGGCTACGAACGGATCCTGGCGTCGCTGGGAATCGCGCCAGACGCCGCGTTCGCGTCGATCGCGGACCTGCCGTGGCTGCCGGTGCGGATGTTCAAGACGCACGACCTGAAGTCCATTCCGGACACCGAGGTGTTCAAGACGCTGACGTCGTCGGGCACCACCGGCGCCGGCGCGTCGCGGATCTACCTCGACAAGGAGGCGGCGGGAGCGCAGACCAAGCAGCTGGGCGCGACGCTGCAGGAGGTCCTCGGCGGCGAGCGGCTGCCGATGCTGATGGTCGACACGATCGGCATCATCAAGAACCGGCGGTCCTTCTCCGCGCGCGGTGCGGGCGTGCTGGGCATGGCGAACTTCGGCCGCAAGCACACGTACGTGCTGGACGAGAACGACCAGCCGGACATCGAGGCCGTCAAGAAGTTCCTGGCCGAGTACGGCGACAAGCCGTTCCTGATCTTCGGCTTCACGTTCATGGTGTGGCTGTACCTGTACGAGGTCGCGCGGGACAACAACCTGGACCTCTCGAACGGGATCCTGATCCACAGTGGTGGCTGGAAGAAGCTGATCGATCGCGCGGTGGACAACACCGAGTTCCGGCGGCGGTTCAAAGAGGACACCGGGCTCACCCGGATCCACAACTACTACGGGATGATCGAGCAGATCGGCACGGTGTTCCTCGAGGGCCCGTCCGGGAATTCGCTGTACTGCCCGGACTTCGCCGACGTCGTGATCCGAAACCCGGAGACGTGGGAAGAGCAGCCGGTCGGCGAGCCGGGCGTGATCGAGGTCGTCTCGACGCTGCCGACGTCGTACCCGGGGCACGTGCTGCTGACCGAGGACCTCGGCGTCTACAACGGGATCGACGACGGCGACTGGCCGGGCAAGCACTTCTCCGTGCTCGGGCGGCTGCCCAAGGCCGAAGCTCGCGGTTGTTCGGACACGTTCTCGGGAGCGGCGGCATGA
- a CDS encoding AMP-binding protein encodes MTLLGAGARLVDVAGGRTLAGAELSAEVGKRMDELAALPVGVVFARMSVDLPSVLTYLGAFESGRAIALIDPALDADVLAELVARFRPAAVLSASGDAPDGYTGQGSDWVRSSADGVTPHPDLAVLLPTSGSTGNPKLVRLSRQAVLANADAIAQVLHIDADEVAPTCLPLHYSYGLSVLNSHLVRDATVVIEPSGVLGRGFWDAVTTYGVTSLSGVPYHYEMLRRLKFDPAKYPTLRTLTQAGGKLRDELIAEFNDKMTAVGGRMYVMYGQTEAAPRMTTVPAERLAEKLGSAGPALPGGKFAVRRDDGSETTHPKIVGEVVYRGPNVMLGYADDESGLAKGDEYGGVLATGDLGYLDEEGYLFITGRLKRIGKVFGNRVSLDDLEQAVRVAAVGIDVVAAVPAGDKVVLFAEGVDKDICKDASRALSERLHLHASGFDVRPIDTVPLLASGKIDYRSLEAKV; translated from the coding sequence GTGACGCTGTTGGGTGCGGGAGCCCGGCTGGTCGATGTGGCCGGGGGCCGCACGCTGGCGGGCGCGGAACTGTCGGCCGAGGTCGGCAAGCGGATGGACGAGCTGGCCGCGCTGCCCGTCGGCGTCGTGTTCGCGCGGATGTCGGTCGACCTGCCGAGCGTGCTGACCTACCTGGGCGCGTTCGAGTCCGGGCGGGCGATCGCGCTGATCGACCCGGCGCTCGACGCCGACGTGCTGGCCGAGCTGGTCGCGCGCTTCCGGCCCGCGGCGGTGCTGTCGGCTTCGGGCGACGCGCCCGACGGGTACACCGGGCAGGGCTCCGACTGGGTCCGCTCGTCGGCCGACGGCGTGACGCCGCATCCCGACCTCGCCGTACTGCTCCCGACCAGCGGGTCCACCGGCAACCCGAAGCTCGTCCGGCTGTCGCGCCAGGCAGTCCTGGCCAACGCCGACGCCATCGCGCAGGTGCTGCACATCGACGCCGACGAAGTCGCGCCGACGTGCCTGCCGCTGCACTACAGCTACGGCCTGTCGGTGCTGAACTCGCACCTGGTGCGGGACGCGACCGTCGTGATCGAGCCGTCGGGCGTGCTCGGCCGCGGCTTCTGGGACGCGGTGACCACCTACGGCGTCACATCGCTTTCGGGCGTCCCGTACCACTACGAAATGCTGCGGCGGCTCAAGTTCGACCCCGCGAAGTACCCGACGCTGCGCACGCTGACGCAGGCCGGCGGGAAGCTGCGCGACGAGCTGATCGCCGAGTTCAACGACAAGATGACCGCGGTCGGCGGCCGGATGTACGTCATGTACGGCCAGACCGAGGCCGCGCCGCGGATGACGACCGTGCCCGCCGAACGGCTGGCCGAAAAGCTAGGTTCCGCCGGGCCGGCGCTGCCGGGCGGGAAGTTCGCGGTCCGCCGGGACGACGGTTCGGAGACCACGCACCCCAAAATCGTCGGTGAGGTCGTCTACCGTGGGCCCAATGTGATGCTGGGTTACGCGGACGACGAGTCCGGCCTGGCCAAGGGCGACGAATACGGCGGCGTGCTCGCCACCGGTGACCTCGGGTACCTCGACGAGGAGGGGTACCTGTTCATCACCGGGCGGCTCAAGCGCATCGGCAAGGTGTTCGGCAACCGCGTCAGCCTCGACGACCTCGAGCAAGCCGTGCGCGTGGCGGCCGTCGGGATCGACGTGGTGGCGGCGGTGCCCGCCGGCGACAAGGTGGTGCTGTTCGCCGAGGGCGTCGACAAGGACATCTGCAAGGACGCGTCGCGGGCGCTGTCCGAGCGGCTGCACCTGCACGCCAGCGGGTTCGACGTCCGCCCGATCGACACCGTGCCGCTGCTGGCCAGCGGCAAGATCGACTACCGGTCACTGGAGGCGAAGGTATGA
- a CDS encoding SDR family NAD(P)-dependent oxidoreductase, whose protein sequence is MTDLSGRVALVTGGTRGIGLATVRALVEAGATVVLTGRDEARAKEAASAAGAAAGLALDVTDAKAVSSLVRGVAKEHGKLDVVVANAGIMEDALLGMIREELVDTTLSTNVAGTLHTVQAAARAMMRKKTGSIVVLASIVGEYGSAGQTVYAASKAAVANIARSAAKELGRSGIRVNAVAPGVIETDLTAGLSEVAKAENTGKTPLGRLGRAEDVANAIRFLVSDEASFITGQVLGVDGGLVL, encoded by the coding sequence ATGACTGATCTGTCCGGTCGCGTCGCGCTCGTCACCGGCGGGACGCGGGGGATCGGCCTGGCCACCGTCCGCGCGCTCGTCGAAGCGGGCGCGACGGTGGTGCTCACCGGCCGTGACGAAGCCCGCGCCAAGGAGGCCGCTTCGGCCGCCGGCGCCGCGGCCGGTCTCGCTTTGGACGTCACCGACGCCAAGGCGGTGTCTTCGCTGGTCAGGGGCGTCGCGAAGGAGCACGGCAAGCTCGACGTCGTCGTGGCCAACGCCGGGATCATGGAAGACGCGCTGCTCGGGATGATCCGCGAGGAGCTCGTCGACACGACCCTGAGCACGAACGTCGCCGGCACGCTGCACACCGTCCAGGCCGCGGCCCGGGCGATGATGCGCAAGAAGACCGGCTCGATCGTCGTGCTCGCCTCGATCGTCGGCGAGTACGGAAGTGCTGGTCAGACGGTATACGCGGCCTCGAAGGCAGCGGTGGCGAACATCGCGCGGTCGGCGGCGAAGGAACTCGGCCGGTCCGGCATCCGGGTCAACGCGGTCGCGCCGGGCGTGATCGAGACCGACCTGACCGCGGGCCTGAGCGAGGTCGCGAAGGCGGAGAACACCGGCAAGACACCGCTCGGGCGGCTCGGCCGGGCGGAAGACGTGGCGAACGCGATCCGGTTCCTGGTGAGTGATGAGGCGTCCTTCATCACCGGGCAGGTGCTGGGCGTCGACGGAGGCTTGGTGCTGTGA
- a CDS encoding acyl carrier protein, whose protein sequence is MSVAPKLREVFVEALDLDGDVDVENLKYRDIEAWDSVGHMALVAAIEDEFDVEFDTDQVIDMSSFKVAVDMVTELQAKND, encoded by the coding sequence ATGTCGGTTGCCCCCAAGCTGCGCGAGGTCTTCGTCGAGGCGCTGGACCTCGACGGCGACGTGGACGTCGAGAACCTGAAGTACCGCGACATCGAGGCGTGGGACTCGGTCGGCCACATGGCGCTGGTCGCGGCCATCGAGGACGAGTTCGACGTCGAGTTCGACACCGACCAGGTGATCGACATGTCCAGCTTCAAGGTCGCCGTGGACATGGTGACCGAGCTGCAGGCGAAGAATGACTGA
- a CDS encoding UDP-N-acetylglucosamine acyltransferase translates to MANRIHPTAVLGEGVELGDDNVIGPFAVIVGPARIGDGNWIGPHVTIGTPGEDRGRPHPDAWAAAPSGDPDHDGHGVVIGSRNRIREYVSVHQGTWRTTTIGSDGYFLRNSHVAHDCLVGDSVTIASNAVTGGHCHIWDGANLGMGAILHQKVVIGPGAMIGMGSAVRREIGAFTIAVGNPARVTGVNVVGLSRRGVDEETIEALGPWLKGKEGLPDVTLPGDLSTLVKAWDARPREEH, encoded by the coding sequence GTGGCCAACCGCATCCACCCGACCGCCGTCCTCGGCGAAGGCGTCGAACTCGGCGACGACAACGTGATCGGGCCGTTCGCCGTGATCGTCGGGCCGGCCCGGATCGGCGACGGCAACTGGATCGGCCCGCACGTGACGATCGGCACGCCCGGCGAGGACCGCGGCCGCCCCCACCCGGACGCCTGGGCCGCCGCGCCGTCGGGTGACCCGGATCACGACGGCCACGGCGTCGTCATCGGCAGCCGCAACCGGATCCGCGAGTACGTGAGCGTCCACCAAGGGACCTGGCGGACAACGACGATCGGCAGCGACGGCTACTTCCTGCGCAACTCCCACGTCGCGCACGACTGCCTGGTCGGCGACAGTGTGACGATCGCCTCGAACGCCGTCACCGGCGGCCACTGCCACATCTGGGACGGCGCCAACCTCGGCATGGGCGCGATCCTGCACCAGAAGGTCGTGATCGGGCCCGGCGCGATGATCGGGATGGGCTCGGCGGTGCGGCGCGAGATCGGCGCGTTCACCATCGCCGTCGGCAACCCGGCGCGCGTCACCGGCGTCAACGTCGTCGGCCTGTCCCGCCGCGGCGTCGACGAGGAGACGATCGAAGCGCTCGGGCCGTGGCTGAAGGGCAAGGAAGGTCTCCCGGACGTCACCCTGCCCGGCGACCTCTCTACCTTGGTCAAGGCGTGGGACGCCCGCCCGCGCGAGGAACACTAG